One Schistocerca nitens isolate TAMUIC-IGC-003100 chromosome 1, iqSchNite1.1, whole genome shotgun sequence DNA segment encodes these proteins:
- the LOC126193307 gene encoding dynactin subunit 6, with amino-acid sequence MSMKSSVKIAPGAVVCNECELKGDITIGSMTIIHPRASIIAEAGPIIIGENNLIEEQARITNKIIPGSTSSSTPVLIIGSNNVFEVDCHSEARKIGDNNILEAKSFVSHDVEITNGCIIGAGCTLTCSEVLPENTVIYGKECLRRQQMDRPPTQTLQLDYLTKVLPNYHHLKKSKKGQA; translated from the coding sequence ATGTCTATGAAAAGCAGCGTTAAAATTGCGCCTGGGGCTGTTGTGTGTAATGAGTGCGAGCTAAAAGGTGACATTACAATTGGAAGCATGACAATAATACACCCAAGAGCGTCGATTATAGCAGAAGCTGGGCCCATAATAATAGGGGAAAACAATTTGATTGAAGAACAAGCACGGATTACCAACAAGATTATACCTGGAAGTACTTCCTCCTCAACACCTGTTCTTATCATTGGTTCCAACAACGTATTCGAAGTGGACTGTCACTCGGAAGCTAGGAAGATCGGCGATAACAACATTTTGGAAGCTAAATCGTTTGTAAGCCATGATGTAGAGATAACAAACGGATGTATTATTGGAGCAGGTTGTACGCTGACATGCTCCGAAGTGTTGCCCGAAAATACTGTAATTTATGGCAAGGAATGCCTTCGCCGGCAACAAATGGACAGACCgccaacacagacactgcaattagACTATTTAACTAAAGTTTTACCCAATTATCATCATCTAAAAAAATCCAAAAAAGGTCAGGCTTaa